GCACCGCCTTCGAGCGCTTGATGTGCGACGCACGTGCCAGGCCCCGCAGCTGACCGCACGCCTCGTCGTAGCCAGCCTTGCGGCTGCCACGGTCGGCCCCGCGTCCCACGTCTCTAGCCCCAATCCCTAGCCCCCCTCTTGGAGGAGCCCCATGTCGACCCATCCACACCTGCAAAATAGAACGAACGGTCGGACTCTGATCGCTCGAGAACTGCTTGCGCTCGGCGACGCCATGGCACCCAAACTCGTGGGCTCCTGGGCGGCAGCGAGGTTCTTCTCGCCGGCGCGCCGGCGGCGGCCCGCGTGGGAGGCCGCCGTCCTCGCGAGTGGGCGGCGGGGCGCCGTGCGCGCGCCGGAGGGCTCGCTGCCGACCTGGACCTGGGGCGCAGGGCCGAGCGTGGTGCTCGTGCACGGCTGGGAGGGTCGTGGCAGCCAGCTCGGCGCGGTGGTCGACACGCTCGTCGCCGGGGGGCGCTCGGTCGTCGCGTTCGACGCGCCGGGCCACGGCGACGCCCCGGGTCGCACCGCGTCGGTCATCGAGCTCGCGCGCGCCCTCACGCTCGTCGCGACGCAGACGCCGGACGTCGAGGCGATCGTCGCGCACTCTCTGGGCGCGGCGGCCACGATGGTCGCGCTCGCCCGCGCCGACCTGGCTCGGAAGGCCGTGTTCGTCGCGCCACCTCTCGCCGCGGCGCCTTGGGCCGACGGATTCGCGAGGCGCGTCGGCCTGCCCGAGCGCGTGGAGCGCGCGTTCCGGCGTGGCCTCGTGGAGCGCCTCGGCGTGCCCGTCGAGACCATCGACGCGCGCGTGCTGCGGCCTCTCGGCGCCGTCGACCTGCTCGTCGTCCACGACGCCACCGACCGCGAGGTGCCCGTGGAGCTCGGTCGCGAGGTGGCCTCCGCCTGGGGCGGCCGGCTCGTGGAGACGCGAGGTCTCGGGCACCGCCGGATCCTCCGCAGCCCGCGCCTCGCCGACGAGGTCGTGGCCTTCCTCTCCGGGCGAGCGCCAGAGGGGCCGCAGGCCGAGCTCGAGGGAGAGCTCTTCCACCGCGAGCGCCGCTGGGACGGTCTGCACTGAGCGCCCGACGGCGTGTCAGGCGCCGGCGCGATTGAACGGTCAAGCGGACGGCGCGCCGCGAAAGGTTCCCGGGAATCGACGCGGGAGCCGCCTCGCTACGGCTCGTCGGGCTCGTCGCCGGCGCTCGGCGTGGCGGCTCGCGCGCCGGTCGCCGTGTAGGCCTGCGCGCACCTCGGCTTCGAACCGCCCTGCGTCTGCACGGTGACGTGGAACGGCGTGGTTGGCTGCGCCGCCCCCACGTACGTGGCCGCGAGCCTGTCGCAGGTGGGTGGGGTGCCGAGCGGGCCGACCTGGCACACGATCATGCGGGGCTCCTTCGAGGGATCGCCCTTCGGCGGCCCCGCGTCGGCGATCTCGCGGATGAGATCGCCCATACGGGCGGGGTCGAACACCATCGCCTCCTGGCAGCCGGCCTTGCGGAGCTCCTTCGTGCCGGGCGCCGTGCGCGCCTCTTCGGCCATCTTCGACCCCTCCCCGATGACCCGCGCGATCTTCTTGCCCTCGGGTGACGACATCACGCGCCACGCGCCGATCGCCACGAGGATCACGCCGACGACCACGAGCGCCGCGAGCACCATCACGGCGATCAGGCACCCGCTCATCCCCTTCTTTGGTTGAACCGGCTGACCGTGGCCTTGCGGATGCTGCACGTGAAGCTCCTTCTCGACGCGACGGCGCGCCCCCCTCTACGTACAGCGTTCTCCGGCCGCTGAGAACGCCGCCGAGCGCGGTCGCCGGCGCGCTCGCGAGGCTGCGGTGCGCCCCAGGCTGCGCCCTTCGCTCGCTGCTGCCGATCGTCCCGCTCTTCGCTGCCTTCGCCGCGACCGCCATCACCGCGCGGCGCAGGGCAACCGGTCGAGGTCACCTTGGGGACGACTGAAGGGCGCGCTCTAGCCCGACGACGCGAGCGCAGCCCGCAGCGCGTCCCGGATCGACACGAGGCTCCGCACCCCGAAGAGCGCCACGGACGGCGCGGACGGACGAAAGGCCTCGTCGATCCACGCGCCGAGCGTCGCGTCGTCGACGTCCGGCCCCTCGCTCACGCGGGCCTCGAGCCACGCGACGCGATC
This genomic window from Myxococcales bacterium contains:
- a CDS encoding alpha/beta hydrolase translates to MAPKLVGSWAAARFFSPARRRRPAWEAAVLASGRRGAVRAPEGSLPTWTWGAGPSVVLVHGWEGRGSQLGAVVDTLVAGGRSVVAFDAPGHGDAPGRTASVIELARALTLVATQTPDVEAIVAHSLGAAATMVALARADLARKAVFVAPPLAAAPWADGFARRVGLPERVERAFRRGLVERLGVPVETIDARVLRPLGAVDLLVVHDATDREVPVELGREVASAWGGRLVETRGLGHRRILRSPRLADEVVAFLSGRAPEGPQAELEGELFHRERRWDGLH